In one Vanessa tameamea isolate UH-Manoa-2023 chromosome 10, ilVanTame1 primary haplotype, whole genome shotgun sequence genomic region, the following are encoded:
- the LOC113404335 gene encoding uncharacterized protein LOC113404335: MEYTQIVFLLLCAQCVAVNIHRIEVPSLVEIGTEFVVLDCQFSTHTTTQGLVMKWFFNGSASLVYQWIPPLNPQVVGLLKGRVDLNFRISDEPLQAYRAIKIMKPTTDLSGIYTCVVSTFMEEDRRTRPMLIYSPGKNFHFTQEKKYVFLVTLICVAEDLYPRPEIIISVQGRPLTQAVSEMKMDSWGLYSVITKAVVHDDDVTEPFEEYTCTLSLPSANYTANRTTVYYPGLMPTAYIAVYEIQKPQERQANGNSVLSRHSIVQLLCLLLSALLLTHHPV, from the exons ATGGAGTATACGCAGATCGTGTTCCTCTTGCTGTGTGCTC AATGTGTCGCTGTTAATATTCATAGAATAGAAGTTCCATCTCTCGTTGAAATAGGCACTGAGTTTGTTGTTCTTGACTGTCAGTTCAGTACTCACACAACGACTCAAGGACTAGTGATGAAGTGGTTCTTCAACGGATCTGCAAGTCTGGTGTATCAATGGATACCACCTCTTAATCCTCAGGTCGTAGGATTGCTGAAAGGAAGAGTCGACTTAAATTTTAGAATATCTG ATGAGCCCTTACAGGCCTACCGtgccataaaaataatgaaacccACGACAGACCTCAGCGGCATCTATACTTGTGTAGTATCCACTTTTATGGAGGAAGATCGCCGAACGCGACCAATGCTTATTTACA gtcCAGGTAAAAATTTTCACTTCACACAAGAGAAGAAATACGTGTTCCTGGTGACCCTTATATGTGTGGCCGAGGACTTGTATCCAAGGccagaaataattatatcggtACAGGG GAGACCCCTAACTCAAGCTGTATCGGAAATGAAAATGGATTCATGGGGACTTTACTCTGTGATAACAAAAGCGGTCGTACACGATGATGACGTCACGGAACCCTTCGAGGAGTACACATGCACCCTCAGCTTACCTTCAGCGAATTATACAGCAAACCGAACCACAGTTTATTACCcag GACTGATGCCAACGGCATATATTGCTGTTTACGAGATCCAGAAGCCGCAAGAACGACAAGCTAATG GTAACAGTGTTTTATCGAGACATTCTATTGTGCAACTGCTATGCCTTCTTCTCTCAGCGCTTCTACTCACTCACCACCCGGTTTGA